The sequence TTTCCTCGAAATCGACCCCATTCCCGGCGTCAAGATCCTGCAGCTCGACTTCCTCGATCCGAGCGCGCCGGAAAAGCTGATGGAGGCCGTCGGCGGCACGCCCGATCTGGTACTGTCGGACATGGCCGCACCGACCACCGGGCACCAGAAGACCGACCATATCCGCACCATGCATCTGTGCGAAGTCGCGGCCGATTTCGCCGTTCAGGTGCTGGCGGAGGGCGGCCATTTCCTTGCCAAGACCTTCCAGGGCGGCACGGAAAAGCAGCTGCTCGACATGCTGAAGAAGAACTTCAAGCAGGTCCTGCACATCAAGCCGGCCTCGTCACGTTCGGAATCGGTGGAAATGTTCCTGCTTGCCAAGCACTTCAAGGGCCGCAAGGGCGAGCCGCACCTCGATGCGGTAGCCGAAGAGGCTTCCGAAGACTGATCACTCCGCCGGTTGCGAGACCTTGCCGCGGTGGCCGGAGACGGCCGCCCCCGCATTGCTGTCCATGCGGATGATCGGCACGATGGCGAACAGCGAGACGAGCGCCACGATGGTGAAGGCGATGTGGAAATCGGCGAGCTGCAGATGTGTGCCGGACATCATGCTGCTGACTTCCAGAATGGAAGCGGCGAAAGCCACGCCCAGCGCCAGGCTGATCTGCTGCAGCACCGACGCCATCGAGGTCGCCTGGCTGGCCTGGCTGTCCTCGATATCGGAATAGCTGAGCGCGTTCGATCCGGTGAAGAAGAAGGACCGGGCAAATCCCGCCGTGACCAGGAAGATCATGATCAGCGGATAGGGCGTTTCCGGCGTGAAGAAGCTGTTGGCGAGCGTCGTGCAGGCGCCGACGATGCCGGCTCCGATCAGCGTCGAGCGGAACCCCGTTGCCGCAAACACCCGCTTGGCCATGAACTTGGTGGTGATCGCCCCGATCGCCCCGGCAAAGGTGATCATGCCCGACTGGAACGGATTGAGCCCGAAACCGATCTGCAGCATCAGCGGCATGAGGAAGGGAATGGCGCCCGTGGAAATGCGGAAAACGGTGCCGCCGACGGACGCCGCCCGGAAGGTCGCGTTCTGGAAAATGCGGAAATCCAGAATGGGGGCGGGGTGGCGCGCGGCGTGGCGCAGATAAAGAAAACCGCAGATAAAACCGATGATGGTGGAGGCGATGCCGATGGCCGGCGGCAGGGCGGGCAGGCTGACGACGGAGAGACCGAACACCACGCCGGAGGCGGCGATGCCCGACAGCACGAAACCCTTGCCGTCCATGGGCGGCGGGTTGGTGGTTTCGATTTCCGGCAGGAAGATCGTCGAGAGCCAGATGCCGATGACGCCGATGGGCACATTGATCAGGAAGATCCAGTGCCATGAAAAATAGGTGGTGATGAAGCCGCCGATAGGCGGGCCGGTCAGCGGCCCGACGAGCCCCGGTATCGTCAGCAGCGCCATGGCGGAGACGAGTTCGCTGCGCTTGGTCGTGCGCAGCAAAACGAGGCGGCCGACGGGCGTCATCATCGCCCCGCCCATGCCCTGCAGGAAACGCGAGAGCACGAATTCGAACACCGAGGAGGACACCGCGCAACAGATCGACCCCACCACGAAGACGCCGATGGCGAAACGGAAGATTTTCTTCGCGCCGTATTTGTCGGCCATCCAGCCGCTGATGGGAATGAAGATCGCCAGCGCCACCATATAGGCGGTCAGCGCGAGCTTCAGGGTAATCGGGCCGACATTGAGGTCGGCGGCAATTGCCGGCAGCGAGGTGGCGATGACGGTGGAGTCCATCTGCTCCATGAAGAGAGCGACTGCCAGGATGAGGGGAATGATGCGGTTCATGGGCTGCCTGCGGCTTTCCGCTGCGACAAGGATATCGCCGTTCCTCCTACGCCTGATAAGCCCGCTTGCCAACACGTTAATTATCAATTTCTCAAGTTGCGATCAAACCTGCGTGAGGCCGGTTTTCTTGAAACTTTCTCGCTCTATTGTCCGTTGGGCAAAGTGCAGTTGGTGATAACGGCCAGTTGGCGATATCGGAGACAAGATGATGACCCAATCCTTGAGCATGAGCAGACGCGGCCTCATCGGTGTAGCGGGCGCAAGCGTTCTCGGCGCACCGCTGTTGATGGCGCGCACGGCAACGGCCCAGACGAACCAGCCGCAAACCTCCATGGAGATCAAACACGCCATGCCGCCGGAAACCAGCCGTTTCAAGCTCGGTAATTTCGAGGTGCTCGTCGTGAAGGACGGCGCACGCGCGGCTCCGAACCCCGGAGAGACCTTCGGCACCGACCAGACGGCGGAGACGGTCGGCAAATTGCTGGAAGACAATTTTCTGCCGAAGGAGCAATTCGTTAATTCCTTCTCGCCGGTTCTCATCAATACCGGCAGCGATCTCGTGCTGTTCGACACCGGTTTCGGCGAGGCCGGGCGTGGTGCCGGCAATGGCCGGCTGATCGAAGGCATGGCGGCGGCCGGTTATACGCCGGAAGATGTGACCGTGGTGGTGCTGACCCACATGCACGGCGACCATATTGGTGGCCTGATGGAAAAGGGCGCTCCGGCCTTTTCGAAGGCGCGCTACGTGTTCGGCCAGGCGGAATATGATTTCTGGACGGATGAGAAGCGCGTCGGCACGCCTGCCGAAGGCGGTCACAAGGGCGTTCTCGCAAACGTCAAGCCGCTGGCGGAAAAGGCGACCTTCATTGGCGACGGCGCCAGTGTCGTATCCGGGATTACCAGCGTGGCGGCCTTTGGCCATTCGCCGGGTCACATGATCTTCCGTGTCGAATCGGAAGGCAAACAACTCATCCTGACGGCGGATACGGCCAACCATTTCGTCCTTTCCCTGCAGAAGCCGGACTGGGAGGTGAAGTTCGACATGGACAAGGCGGCGGCCGCTGCGACCCGCAAGAAGGTCTATGACATGATCGCCACGGACCGGCTGCCCTTCCTCGGCTATCACATGCCTTTCCCGTCTGTTGGTTACGCGGAAAAGCTGGATACGGGCTATCGTTTCGTGCCGAAATCTTACCAGTTCGACATCTGATGCTTGTCACGCGAAAGTGTTAAGCGGTTTTGCGACAACGACATGCATGAAAACAAGCAGTTAGAGCGCATCATGTGGAGCAGCGATCCACACGATGCGCCCTAGCGCCTGCTGCAACGCAGCAACAGAGAAAGCCCGGAAGCCGATTCCGGGTTTTTTCTATTCCCTTCCTGTCATGAACGTGTTACCAGCCCTCGCCAACTTCCAAGCAATCCTTGCAGGGCGCCGGGGTGAACTTTTCGTTCCGGAACGGCCACGCATTTTCAGTATGAAGGAATTTGGCCATGGCACGCATCATTCAAACACCCACTGGTTTGGACGCTCTCACATTTGACGATGTGTTGCTGCAACCCGGACATTCCGAAGTCATGCCGGGACAGACGAATATCTCGACCCGCATTGCCCGCGATATCGATCTCAACCT comes from Rhizobium rhizogenes and encodes:
- a CDS encoding RlmE family RNA methyltransferase, whose product is MSKAPTSNNRTGRKIGQKVKKTKLKASSRRWLERHINDPYVQRAKLEGYRARAAFKLLEINDKHQILKGARRIIDLGAAPGSWSQIAAKVTDSTEDDIRVAAIDFLEIDPIPGVKILQLDFLDPSAPEKLMEAVGGTPDLVLSDMAAPTTGHQKTDHIRTMHLCEVAADFAVQVLAEGGHFLAKTFQGGTEKQLLDMLKKNFKQVLHIKPASSRSESVEMFLLAKHFKGRKGEPHLDAVAEEASED
- a CDS encoding MDR family MFS transporter produces the protein MNRIIPLILAVALFMEQMDSTVIATSLPAIAADLNVGPITLKLALTAYMVALAIFIPISGWMADKYGAKKIFRFAIGVFVVGSICCAVSSSVFEFVLSRFLQGMGGAMMTPVGRLVLLRTTKRSELVSAMALLTIPGLVGPLTGPPIGGFITTYFSWHWIFLINVPIGVIGIWLSTIFLPEIETTNPPPMDGKGFVLSGIAASGVVFGLSVVSLPALPPAIGIASTIIGFICGFLYLRHAARHPAPILDFRIFQNATFRAASVGGTVFRISTGAIPFLMPLMLQIGFGLNPFQSGMITFAGAIGAITTKFMAKRVFAATGFRSTLIGAGIVGACTTLANSFFTPETPYPLIMIFLVTAGFARSFFFTGSNALSYSDIEDSQASQATSMASVLQQISLALGVAFAASILEVSSMMSGTHLQLADFHIAFTIVALVSLFAIVPIIRMDSNAGAAVSGHRGKVSQPAE
- a CDS encoding MBL fold metallo-hydrolase, translated to MTQSLSMSRRGLIGVAGASVLGAPLLMARTATAQTNQPQTSMEIKHAMPPETSRFKLGNFEVLVVKDGARAAPNPGETFGTDQTAETVGKLLEDNFLPKEQFVNSFSPVLINTGSDLVLFDTGFGEAGRGAGNGRLIEGMAAAGYTPEDVTVVVLTHMHGDHIGGLMEKGAPAFSKARYVFGQAEYDFWTDEKRVGTPAEGGHKGVLANVKPLAEKATFIGDGASVVSGITSVAAFGHSPGHMIFRVESEGKQLILTADTANHFVLSLQKPDWEVKFDMDKAAAAATRKKVYDMIATDRLPFLGYHMPFPSVGYAEKLDTGYRFVPKSYQFDI